The stretch of DNA GTGCCAAAAAAGCGTAACACCGATATTTTATCGTCTCCCGATGCTCCCAATATGTTCACAGGCGAAGCGCCGCTAGAAAGCGCGCATAAAGTCTGGGCCAAAGTCGACAAAGAACTGATTTATGCGCTTGGGCCGAACGTGCACCGCTCTTGGACAGGTCGTCTATCTGTAAGTGATGCGTGCGCCTTTTCGGTTAATTTGACGGCTCCGACCCGGTTTATCGCATCAAAGATTGAAACGCAGTATTTTGATGACGTGCAACGCCTTTGGGCCAAACATGATGTTGTGGCGCCGCCGCGCCAAATTACAATCTCTCGTCCTGTGTCTCACATGACGCCGTCTGCAAGCTCGCTGAAAAATCGTCAGCCTGGCAAAGCTTTGGCCTCGCACCGTCCGCCTGCTTTGGGCGCGTCCAAAATAGACGCATCCGAAAACACACAGCCAAAGGCGACAACAACGCGCTACCGCACCAAAGCCAGCTTTGAGCGTAGCGACCGTGAAATGGCTTTGAACAATACAGCCGTTAGTGACACACCCTTCGGAGATACAGGCGCGAGCGCCTTTGACGGCACCGCGCGGGCCCGCATGGGGGAAAGCCCGCGGCAACGATTTACTTTTGATAATTTCGTCGTTGGTGCGCCCAATGAATTTGCTTTTGCCGTCGCGCGCCAAATCGCAAGCCTTGACGAGCCGCAATATAATCCTGTTGTCCTGCACGGGGCCAACGGTATTGGTAAAACGCATTTGTTATATGCTGTGCAAAATGCGGTGGAGGCCTCTGATCCCACGCGTCGTGTGAAGCTCATCAGTAGCGAGAAATTTGTGAACGCTTTTGTGTCATCCGTGCGCGGCGGCGGACGTGACGAAATTGAAGCTTTCAAATCATCCCTGCGCGATGTTGATGTGCTCATTATTGATGACGCCCATTTCATTGCCGATAAACCCGGTAGCCAAGAAGAGCTATTGCATACGCTTATCTCGCTGGTTGGCGAAGGCCGCCAAGTGCTTATCGCAGCGGACCGTCATCCGGACTTGATTGAAAAAGCATCAGACCGTTTGAAATCCTATCTCTGTTCAGGCCTTGTGTGTAAAATTAGTGCGGCAGATTATGAATTGCGGCTGCGCATCCTTGACCGCCTGATTGCGCGCCGCCGCGAAACGGCCAATGCGACTTTGGCGATACCGCAAAATGCGCGCGATCATTTGGCTGCGCGTATCAACGCCACCCCGCGAGACCTTGAAGGGGCGTTTAATCAAGTTGTCGCGCAGTCCGAGCTGCTCGGCACACCCATTACGCTGGAAACTATTCAAGAGACACTGTCTGATAGCCGTTATTCCAAGGGCATGCGCTTGACGGTTGATAAAATCCAACGCGCAGTGGCAGAGGAATTTGGCATTGCGCTCAATGATATGACGTCCAAGCGTCGGGCGCGCGATATTGCCCGTCCGCGCCAAGTGGCGATGTATTTGTGTAAAAAACTGACCAAGCGGTCTTTGCCTGATATTGGGCGGCGCTTTGGCGGGAGGGACCACACAACGGTCATGCATGCGGTTAAACGCGTCGATTCGCTGCGTGCGGAAGACAGCGTCTTTAACAGCCGCGTAAGCGCGGTTGAGACAACGCTCAAGGGCTAAGGAATCCACGCGGCGGATTTATTGCGGCCAAACACATGTTATCTTGGATAAACCCGGCAATTTTACGTGAAATCCACACTTAGGACGCGAAACGCGCTAGTATTTTTCGGCTCTATGCTTATCTTCATATGCAACTATGGGGGTTTTAGGCGCGGGCGATGAATGGCCTGTATCCTACGCCGCAAAGATTTAAGGATAAGAGCATGAAAATCTCTATCGAACGCGCCGCCTTGCTGACGGCTTTGGGTCATGTGCAAAATGTTGTCGAACGTCGCAATACTATCCCTATTTTGTCTAATGTTCTGATGACGGCCAAAGACGGCGCGCTGACGCTTGTCGCCACAGATTTGGACATTGAAATTTCAGAGGCTACATCTGCTGATGTCGATGCACCGGGCGATATTACGGCGCCCGCGCATACGCTTTATGATATTGCACGCAAGTTGCCTGACGGCGCGCAAGTCTCGCTAAAAATTGGTGCGGATGACCGTCTTGAAGTCGATGCAGGACGCTCTCACTTCACGCTGCCTCTATTGCCTGCCGGTGATTTTCCAAAAATGACGGCGGACGGTTTTACCCATAATTTTGTCTTAAAGGCAGGCGAACTTCGCCGCCTGATTGATAAGACGAAATTCGCGATCAGTACCGAAGAAACGCGCTATTATCTCAACGGTATTTACATGCACGCCCATGACGGATTGCTCCGCGCTGTGGCAACCGATGGTCACCGCTTGGCCCTGTCTGAAATGGAACTGCCCGCAGGGGCGGCTGATTTGCCAGGCGTCATTATTCCGCGAAAGACCATTGCTGAAATTCGCCGCCTTATTGATAGTGGTGACGGCGAGGTTAGCCTGTCTGTGTCAGAGGCGAAAATCCGCTTTCATTACGGCACAGCCGTTTTGACCTCCAAACTCATCGATGGGTCATTTCCAGATTATGAGCGCGTTATCCCCAAAGGGAACACCAAGGAACTGGTTATTGATAATGCCATTTTTGCCAAAGCCGTTGACCGCGTTGCCACTATATCGGCGGAAAAATCGCGTAGCGTCAAACTCAGCCTGTCCCAAGACAGCCTCGCGCTGGCGGTGAACAATCCTGAACATGGTAATGCCCATGAAGATTTGATGGTAGACTACAGCGCAGAGCCGCTGGAAATTGGGTTTAACGCGAAATATCTTTTGGACGTGGCAGGACAGATTGAAGGGCGCGACGCAACTTTTTATCTGGACAGCCCAGCCGCCCCCGCCCTTGTCAAAGACAGCGAAGACCCTTCCAGCCTTTTCGTGCTGATGCCGCTGCGCGTATAGCCCTGTCGCGCGGGATGATATCATAAATGTCCCAACCTCTGCCGTCAGACTTTCCTTCTTCTGCGCAGGATAAACACCGCTATATCGAAACCCTTCGCCTGACGGATTTTCGGTCTTACGCCAGTCTTGATTTGTTACTAGACGGTCGTCCTGTGGTCCTGTCTGGGCCGAACGGTGCGGGCAAAACCAACCTATTAGAAGCGGTCTCTTTTTTATCGCCAGGACGTGGGCTTCGGCGCGCGAAAGTCGACGCCATTGCACGGGTTGACGGCAATAGTGTTGCGCCCGCATGGGGTGTGTCCGCAGGCGTCATTGACGGCGATGATGATCACCGCATCAATGTCGGCCAAGTGCCCGAACAGCCCCGTCGCCGTCTTGTGCGTTTGAACGGTAAATCCGCGACAGGCACGGATTTGGCGGGCCTGATGACGATGATGTGGCTGACCCCCGCTCAAGACCGCTTGTTCACAGGCCCAGCGTCTGATCGCCGTAAATTTCTGGACCGTTTTTGTCTGGTGCACGCCCCCGGTCACGGCATGGCGAGCCTGCGCTACGAGAAAGCCCGCGCCGAACGCAATCGATTATTATCAGACGGCATCACTGACGCAGGATGGTTTGAGGCGCTAGAAGTGGACATGGCCCTGCACGGCGCGCATATCGCCCAAGCCCGTGCTATGACGGCCAGTGCGCTGATCGACCAAATCGATAGCCGTCCCGAAGGCGCTTTTCCCAAAGCCGTTATCGCGCTGGACGGCGACGCAGAGGAACGGTTTCAATCGGGTCTATCTTTTGATGATGTGCAGGACTTTATCAAAACACAGCTAGAGGCAAACCGTCCACGCGACCGCCAAGCGGGCCGCACCTTATTGGGCGTTCATCGCTCTGATCTTTTGGTGAGGCACGCGGCGAAAGATATGCCCGCCGAATTATGTTCAACGGGGGAGCAAAAGGCGCTTCTCATCGGGCTGACTTTGGCCCATGCACGGGCTCAATCCGCGCGCCGTCCTATATTGCTGCTGGATGAGGTCGCGGCCCATTTGGACGATACCCGCCGCAGCGCCATGATCGAAGAACTGCTTGATCTTGGCACGCAAGCGTTTTTAACGGGAACCGACGCGTTGCTCTTTGCGGCCTTTGAGGGCCGCGCGCAAAATTTTCACGTCGAAGGCGGCGTGGTCAGCGCGCAAGAAGAAAGCGTTTAAAACCTGTCTTTGCGCAAGATTTCCACTTTGGTTAGATAAACAATACCCGAATAATGATTAAAGCATGTCTGCTCAATCTCATGGGCAACGTTTAGCGCAATCTGATGGTCAAGCACGACGAATTCGATTTTCAAAATTGAGAAGCTATTAATGACGGCGGGCCCTTTTGACATATGCGTGCCGTGCTGGCCTTGCCGCTGCCGTCCAAAATCGTGTAGCCGCTGATCCTGCCGACCGCAGACAGTGGTTACAGCAATAATATTGATATCTTATTGCAGCGTATGGATATTCAGCCCAATATTATTGCCGAGGTCGGTGATACGGTCATGATGCGCCTTTTGGCCCGACAAGACATAGGGCTGGCTATCTTGCCGCCAATTGTTGTCATTGATGAGCTTTCAAAAGGGCAGCTTCATGAGGCGTGCAAATTAGACGGCATTACCGAATATTTTGCGGCGCTGACGTTAAACAGCAATCTGCCCAATCCAATTTTAAATGAACTATTGGCGTCCTATAGCTCACCAACAGCTTGATATGATTTAATAGTGTTGTGAGGAGCCCTTAAAACAAAGTGGCCCTACACACCGGAGTGTGCAGGGCCGTGGTGATTGTACGGGGCGCATGTCCAACCACCAAAATGTTTCAAGCTAAAGACAGCTAAGCCGTTTGCTTGTACGTTTGCGGTATAGGGTTGTGAAACTGAACGTAACCTAAATGAATGGCTGACGCTGTCATTTGACAGCCCTCTTTGTTCATATTCAGTTCATATTGGCCAGACACACCGCTCCATAAGCCTAACGCATGAGTGAGGCCCGCTCTCCCGTTTCGCCTGCGGCCTCGGACACAAAAAATGCGCCCACCATCGGCAGGCTATCCACAGCCGCAAGACCAAGCCGCCGTAAATGACGCAACGGTGCAACGGGGTTTGAAAATAAAAGGTTCAACGCATCGGTCATAGTTGCAAGGCTATTATTATCAAAGCGCCGCCACTGGCCGTATTCCGCCAGGATCGCCCCGCCAATATCAAGCCCGGAACCCCGGGCTGTGGTGATAACATCGATTAACGCTGCCGCGTCGCGTAGTCCCATGTTTAGCCCCTGTCCCGCCAGCGGCAAGATAACATGGGCGGCGTCACCGATTAGGGCGAGGCGGCCTTGCGTATATTGCTCCGCCAATTGCAAGGTCAGCGGGTAGCTATAAGGGGTAGTGGTAATCTCTATCTCGCCTAGCACGTCACCCATGCGCCGCATAACCTCGGCCTTGAACGCGGGCGGGGGCAGCGCGAGGGCGGCGTCGACCGCGCGGGTTTTATCTGACCAAACGATACAGGCTGTGTTGTTCACCATCGGCAATATCGCAAACGGTCCGCCCGTTAAAAATAGCTGATGCGCCACGCCGCCGTGCGGGACGCTATGGGATATATTAAACACAATCGCGCTTTGGTCATAATCACGGCGCGGGGCGGGAATGGCTGCAAAGCGCCGCATGGCGCTGTTGCGACCATCAGCAGCGACAATCAGCGGTGCGCGCAGGACTGCGCCACTGTCCAGTGTCACAGTGGCCGTATCAGCGCCGTTATCAAAATCTGTGACGCTCGCCTCTGTGAGAATTGTAATGCTAGATTTGCTGTAGACCGCGTCCACACAGGCGCGGCGCAAAATTTCATTCTCCACCATATGCGCCATGGGCGTGTCGCGGTTTTGACCATTAAAATGCAGCGATAACGGCGAGATATCGCCGACGCGCCCCTCGCCTATCATCATGTCATGCACGGGTTGCACCGCGCCAGACAGGGCGTCCCATAGACCAAGGTTTTTTAACATCGCCACACTGCTGGCGGCCAAGGTAGAGGCGCGGCTATCCTCACGCGGGGCTTTGATATCCGCACGGTCAATGAGGGCCACGTCAAAGCCCGCTTGCGCGGACGCCAAAGCGGCTATTAATCCGACATGGCCTGCGCCGACAATAATAATATCAAACTGCGTTTTCATGACGCTGTCCTAGCATGCCGGGCGTGGCGGCCCAAGGGTTATGGCCCGCCCGCGACGCTTTAACATATCCCCAGATAATCCGCTATTTGGCGTGGGCCTTAACGCCCTGTTTACGACCCGTCTTCATAATCTTTTAAGTATTAGGCCCCGGTCTTTCGGGGCTTACCCATGACCATAGGATATGTTCTTCATGCCGCCTACTGCCACCGCAACGCAATATAACACGCCAGACTATGACGCCGCCTATGCGCAAGATTTGATGGATGATGTTATTGGGCGCGGGCCAAGCGCGTTAAAACGCGCGGTGACGGCTCTGTTTATGTGCGGCCTCGCGATGGTTATCCTCATTAGCGTGCTTAGCTTTAGTCCCTTTGACACGACTGCGGACACGGCGGGACTGACCGGGCAAATTGGCGGTGTTCAGAATAAATTGGGCGCGCCGGGCGCGGCAGTGGGTAATGTCCTGCTTCAACTCATCGGCGGTGGGTCTGTCATGCTGGGCGGGCTTCTTTTATTTTCTGGTCTGCGCCGCATGATAAAGCCGCGCCCCTATGGGTCGCGTTTTGATCGGTTGCGCCGCATGGCCATTGTCGCAGGGGCTGTCTTTTTTGGCACGGCGACATTATCGGCGTTCCCCATTCCGCAAAGCTGGCCCATGGCGACAGGGCTTGGCGGTTGGATCGGGGATTTGGTCTATCTGAATTCAAAAGCGGGCTTGGATCATTTTAACCTGCCCGTCTCTGGCTTACTGGTCGCAGGTCTGATGTTTCTGGCGTCGAGCTTTTGCCTTGCGCGCTATTTCGGAATTGTCGGACGGCATGTGCTTGATTTATGGGACGCGGCGGGCCTTGTCTGGGCGACATTCCGCGTTTGGGTTGACGGCATCGTCAGCTTTTTTGCCGCCAAATTTGAAAAAAGCTACACCGCAGATGTCGAAGCCGATGATAGCCTCGGGCATTTATACCGCACGGGAACAGATACAAGCGAAACGGCCCAAGCCACACAAGTCGCCTATGCGCCAATTACGCCTGCTCCTGCGCCCACCCCCGTCGCGCCAGAGCCTAAACCCAAAAAGAAAAAACGCGTCTCTGTTAAGAAGCGCGCGAAAGCCCCAGAATTTGATTTCCCTGAAGGGTCTGATTTCGTGCTGCCGGGGCTTGATTTGCTCAAGACACCGCCGCCGCGCCAAGCGATTACCGACGAAGCCGCGCTGGTGCGTTCTGCGGAAAATCTCCACCGTGTTATGGCGGAATACGGTATCAAAGGCGAGATGGGATCAGTGCGCCCCGGCCCGGTTGTGACCCTGTTTGAGTTCGAGCCTGCACCGGGCATGAAAAGCCAACGCATCATTAATCTGTCTGACGATATTGCACGCAATATGTCCGCGCAATCTGCGCGTATCGCCGTGGTGCCGGGCCGTAACGCAATGGGTGTGGAATTGCCAAACCGCCGCCGCGAAACTGTGTGGCTAAAAAATATGCTCGCCTCAGAGACGTTTCAAAATTCCGAGGCCGGCCTGCCTATGGTGATGGGCGAAGATATTGGCGGCGCGCCCTTTGTGGCGGACCTGTCCAAAATGCCTCACTTGCTTGTCGCGGGTACGACAGGCTCTGGTAAATCTGTTGGTGTGAACGCCATGATATTGTCGCTCATGTTCAAGCTCACGCCAGAAGAATGTAAGTTTATTATGATTGACCCGAAAATGCTGGAGCTATCCGTCTATGACGGCGCGCCGCATCTGCTCGCTCCTGTGGTGACAGAACCGAAAAAAGCCGTGGTTGCCCTGAAATGGACCGTACGGGAAATGGAAGACCGCTACCGTAAAATGTCCAAAATGGGCGTACGCAATATGGCGGGCTATAATGAAAAAGTCGCCGAAGCTAAAGCGCGCGGCGAGGTCATGACGAACACAAAAATGACGGGCTATGACAAAGAATCGGGTGAGCCGCTCTATCATACCGAAGAACTGGATTATGAACCCATGCCTTATATCGTCGTGATTATCGACGAAATGGCAGACCTGATGATGGTCGCGGGTAAAGATATCGAAGGCACAGTGCAGCGCCTCGCGCAAATGGCGCGTGCGGCGGGTATCCACATGATTATGGCCACACAACGCCCCTCTGTCGATGTGATTACGGGTACCATCAAAGCCAACTTCCCGACCCGTGTGTCTTTCCGCGTGGGCTCTAAGATCGACAGCCGCACAATCCTTGGGGAGCAGGGGGCAGAGCAGCTTTTGGGTAATGGTGATATGCTATTCATGGGCACGGGCCGTCCGCGTAGACTACACGGGCCGTTTGTCTCGGACGGCGAAGTGGAACGCGTCGCCGCCTTTGTCAAAGCCCAAGGCACGCCGAGTTATCTAGAAGCCATTACAGAAGACCCCGAAGAGGCCGCCGCCTTTGACGAGGCCGCTGGCGGTGACGCTGAAACTTCGCTCTTTGACCAAGCCGTCGCCATTGTCGCGCGCGACCGTAAAGCCTCCACCAGCTACGTCCAACGGCGCCTGTCCATCGGCTATAACCGCGCCGCAGACCTGATTGACCGCATGGAACAAGAAGGCATGATCGGCCCCTCTGGCCCCGGCGGCAAAAGAGAGATTTTCTTACCGGAGTAAGGCGTTCCAAAGGAACGCCGATAAGGGCAAGAAAAGCACACACCCTTAGTGTGCTTTTTTGCACCGCTCACGATGTTTAACGCGAGATTGGACGGAGATTTAAAACGCCCAAAGAAGGCCGCTGGTAATGTTTGTTGATACGACAGAAATCCGATATATCTGCAGCAAAGAAGGAACGGTAAGTGAAAATCCCTAAGCCTTTAGTCGCACCAATGACGCTTATGCTCAAACTGAGTATTCCTATAACTTATGTTTTTATGATAGTTGGGGCACTTTTTGCAGTAGTTTCTTTGGTGAAATTAGAAAGGGCAATGCTATTGTTTAGCTTAGCTTTCATTGGCTTTGCAGTTTTCCATCGTTTTTGTTGTATCCGAATGCTAGACTCGATTGATCGCACAGGAACCGCCTATAAATGGCGATACAAAATCGACAAAACTTAGACACTATCTGAATTCCTTAGCACCCCAAAATCACCTCATACCCGCCGCTGATAATATTTTAGACCACGGCCGCCGTCACTCCAAACAAAACACCACACCAGCACCCACTTTCGCCCACATCCCAATTCCCCCTAGCCCAATACACCCGTCCGCGCTACACCGCTGCTATGACCAGTAAATACATCCTCACCACTCAA from Fretibacter rubidus encodes:
- the dnaA gene encoding chromosomal replication initiator protein DnaA; the encoded protein is MPKKRNTDILSSPDAPNMFTGEAPLESAHKVWAKVDKELIYALGPNVHRSWTGRLSVSDACAFSVNLTAPTRFIASKIETQYFDDVQRLWAKHDVVAPPRQITISRPVSHMTPSASSLKNRQPGKALASHRPPALGASKIDASENTQPKATTTRYRTKASFERSDREMALNNTAVSDTPFGDTGASAFDGTARARMGESPRQRFTFDNFVVGAPNEFAFAVARQIASLDEPQYNPVVLHGANGIGKTHLLYAVQNAVEASDPTRRVKLISSEKFVNAFVSSVRGGGRDEIEAFKSSLRDVDVLIIDDAHFIADKPGSQEELLHTLISLVGEGRQVLIAADRHPDLIEKASDRLKSYLCSGLVCKISAADYELRLRILDRLIARRRETANATLAIPQNARDHLAARINATPRDLEGAFNQVVAQSELLGTPITLETIQETLSDSRYSKGMRLTVDKIQRAVAEEFGIALNDMTSKRRARDIARPRQVAMYLCKKLTKRSLPDIGRRFGGRDHTTVMHAVKRVDSLRAEDSVFNSRVSAVETTLKG
- the dnaN gene encoding DNA polymerase III subunit beta, whose amino-acid sequence is MKISIERAALLTALGHVQNVVERRNTIPILSNVLMTAKDGALTLVATDLDIEISEATSADVDAPGDITAPAHTLYDIARKLPDGAQVSLKIGADDRLEVDAGRSHFTLPLLPAGDFPKMTADGFTHNFVLKAGELRRLIDKTKFAISTEETRYYLNGIYMHAHDGLLRAVATDGHRLALSEMELPAGAADLPGVIIPRKTIAEIRRLIDSGDGEVSLSVSEAKIRFHYGTAVLTSKLIDGSFPDYERVIPKGNTKELVIDNAIFAKAVDRVATISAEKSRSVKLSLSQDSLALAVNNPEHGNAHEDLMVDYSAEPLEIGFNAKYLLDVAGQIEGRDATFYLDSPAAPALVKDSEDPSSLFVLMPLRV
- the recF gene encoding DNA replication/repair protein RecF, giving the protein MSQPLPSDFPSSAQDKHRYIETLRLTDFRSYASLDLLLDGRPVVLSGPNGAGKTNLLEAVSFLSPGRGLRRAKVDAIARVDGNSVAPAWGVSAGVIDGDDDHRINVGQVPEQPRRRLVRLNGKSATGTDLAGLMTMMWLTPAQDRLFTGPASDRRKFLDRFCLVHAPGHGMASLRYEKARAERNRLLSDGITDAGWFEALEVDMALHGAHIAQARAMTASALIDQIDSRPEGAFPKAVIALDGDAEERFQSGLSFDDVQDFIKTQLEANRPRDRQAGRTLLGVHRSDLLVRHAAKDMPAELCSTGEQKALLIGLTLAHARAQSARRPILLLDEVAAHLDDTRRSAMIEELLDLGTQAFLTGTDALLFAAFEGRAQNFHVEGGVVSAQEESV
- a CDS encoding LysR substrate-binding domain-containing protein, which gives rise to MPTADSGYSNNIDILLQRMDIQPNIIAEVGDTVMMRLLARQDIGLAILPPIVVIDELSKGQLHEACKLDGITEYFAALTLNSNLPNPILNELLASYSSPTA
- a CDS encoding UbiH/UbiF/VisC/COQ6 family ubiquinone biosynthesis hydroxylase; this translates as MKTQFDIIIVGAGHVGLIAALASAQAGFDVALIDRADIKAPREDSRASTLAASSVAMLKNLGLWDALSGAVQPVHDMMIGEGRVGDISPLSLHFNGQNRDTPMAHMVENEILRRACVDAVYSKSSITILTEASVTDFDNGADTATVTLDSGAVLRAPLIVAADGRNSAMRRFAAIPAPRRDYDQSAIVFNISHSVPHGGVAHQLFLTGGPFAILPMVNNTACIVWSDKTRAVDAALALPPPAFKAEVMRRMGDVLGEIEITTTPYSYPLTLQLAEQYTQGRLALIGDAAHVILPLAGQGLNMGLRDAAALIDVITTARGSGLDIGGAILAEYGQWRRFDNNSLATMTDALNLLFSNPVAPLRHLRRLGLAAVDSLPMVGAFFVSEAAGETGERASLMR
- a CDS encoding DNA translocase FtsK 4TM domain-containing protein, which codes for MPPTATATQYNTPDYDAAYAQDLMDDVIGRGPSALKRAVTALFMCGLAMVILISVLSFSPFDTTADTAGLTGQIGGVQNKLGAPGAAVGNVLLQLIGGGSVMLGGLLLFSGLRRMIKPRPYGSRFDRLRRMAIVAGAVFFGTATLSAFPIPQSWPMATGLGGWIGDLVYLNSKAGLDHFNLPVSGLLVAGLMFLASSFCLARYFGIVGRHVLDLWDAAGLVWATFRVWVDGIVSFFAAKFEKSYTADVEADDSLGHLYRTGTDTSETAQATQVAYAPITPAPAPTPVAPEPKPKKKKRVSVKKRAKAPEFDFPEGSDFVLPGLDLLKTPPPRQAITDEAALVRSAENLHRVMAEYGIKGEMGSVRPGPVVTLFEFEPAPGMKSQRIINLSDDIARNMSAQSARIAVVPGRNAMGVELPNRRRETVWLKNMLASETFQNSEAGLPMVMGEDIGGAPFVADLSKMPHLLVAGTTGSGKSVGVNAMILSLMFKLTPEECKFIMIDPKMLELSVYDGAPHLLAPVVTEPKKAVVALKWTVREMEDRYRKMSKMGVRNMAGYNEKVAEAKARGEVMTNTKMTGYDKESGEPLYHTEELDYEPMPYIVVIIDEMADLMMVAGKDIEGTVQRLAQMARAAGIHMIMATQRPSVDVITGTIKANFPTRVSFRVGSKIDSRTILGEQGAEQLLGNGDMLFMGTGRPRRLHGPFVSDGEVERVAAFVKAQGTPSYLEAITEDPEEAAAFDEAAGGDAETSLFDQAVAIVARDRKASTSYVQRRLSIGYNRAADLIDRMEQEGMIGPSGPGGKREIFLPE